In one Lachnospiraceae bacterium GAM79 genomic region, the following are encoded:
- the rpsU gene encoding 30S ribosomal protein S21: MSNVIVKENETLDSALRRFKRNCAKAGIQQEIRKREHYEKPSVRRKKKSEAARKRKYK; encoded by the coding sequence ATGTCAAATGTAATAGTTAAAGAAAACGAAACATTAGATAGCGCTCTTCGCAGATTCAAGAGAAATTGTGCGAAGGCTGGTATCCAGCAGGAGATTCGTAAGAGAGAACATTACGAAAAGCCAAGCGTTAGACGTAAAAAGAAATCAGAGGCAGCTAGAAAGCGCAAATATAAATAA
- a CDS encoding YabP/YqfC family sporulation protein: MQLPFNHNSLYDVPDVTPDIKKSSSKITIHDNHIIYIENYKCIISCSDTQILVKTKKNTISINGICLKIEYYCPEELKISGNILYINYE; this comes from the coding sequence ATGCAGCTTCCATTTAATCATAACAGTCTATATGATGTGCCGGATGTCACACCGGACATTAAAAAAAGTTCGTCTAAAATCACAATTCATGATAACCACATTATCTATATTGAAAACTATAAATGTATTATATCCTGTTCAGATACTCAGATCCTTGTTAAAACTAAAAAGAATACCATATCGATAAATGGAATTTGCTTGAAAATTGAATATTACTGCCCGGAAGAACTGAAGATATCAGGCAATATTCTATATATCAATTATGAATGA
- a CDS encoding sporulation protein YqfD yields MFDIILRYLYGFAKIHLRGIHINRFVNLCKARDIKLWDLEQKEDEIFFFTASKDIARLEEPARKTESDVEILRVYGIREFIRKNKKRIPFVAGFILFAVLIYIQSLFIWEISVSGESDYTSDEILQHINEYYVQTGTPKSKVDCAELEKNLRKDFEDIAWISCALTGTKLSVEITETLNVCTDTSMKGPCNIVASKNCTIAEIVTASGTPVVKSGDDVKKGDVLISGAVYLYDDNNEVMDTNYVSAEGEVYGICVYHYDESIPRTNYVKEYTGNEKKYYSFGLLKYDFTPYVPKCPYDTFDRLSDDKRLHIGKNLYLPFEIKKTTVKEYTLMMKKLSEKDATDKMQEKLNHYIGNLQEKGVQIIEKNVKITCSEDACHAVGDITVKQLIGVPHELQIISEEQTLE; encoded by the coding sequence ATGTTTGATATTATATTAAGGTATCTGTATGGCTTTGCAAAAATTCATCTTCGCGGCATTCATATCAACCGTTTTGTTAATCTATGCAAAGCGAGAGATATTAAGCTTTGGGATCTGGAGCAGAAAGAAGATGAAATATTCTTTTTTACTGCTTCTAAGGATATAGCACGGTTGGAAGAACCTGCACGGAAAACAGAAAGTGACGTAGAGATTCTAAGAGTATATGGTATTCGCGAGTTTATTCGAAAAAATAAAAAAAGAATTCCATTTGTGGCTGGGTTTATCTTGTTTGCTGTTTTGATTTATATTCAATCGTTATTTATATGGGAAATTTCCGTTTCCGGTGAATCAGATTATACATCGGATGAGATACTACAGCATATCAATGAATATTATGTGCAGACAGGAACTCCGAAATCAAAAGTAGATTGCGCCGAGCTTGAGAAGAACCTCCGAAAAGATTTTGAAGATATCGCATGGATATCATGTGCGCTTACAGGAACAAAGTTGTCTGTAGAGATTACGGAAACATTGAATGTATGTACGGACACCTCCATGAAAGGGCCATGCAACATCGTTGCATCAAAGAACTGTACGATCGCAGAGATCGTAACCGCTTCCGGTACACCAGTGGTTAAATCAGGGGATGACGTAAAAAAAGGGGATGTCCTGATATCCGGAGCTGTCTATCTGTATGATGACAATAACGAAGTGATGGATACAAATTATGTGTCGGCAGAAGGAGAGGTTTATGGCATCTGTGTGTATCATTATGATGAAAGTATACCAAGAACAAATTATGTGAAAGAGTATACCGGAAACGAGAAAAAATATTATTCCTTTGGATTGTTAAAGTATGATTTTACCCCTTATGTACCGAAATGTCCTTATGATACATTCGACCGATTAAGTGATGATAAGAGATTACACATAGGAAAAAATCTTTATCTGCCATTTGAGATAAAAAAGACTACAGTCAAAGAATACACATTGATGATGAAAAAATTGTCCGAAAAAGATGCTACAGATAAAATGCAGGAAAAATTAAATCACTATATTGGCAATTTGCAAGAAAAAGGGGTGCAAATAATAGAAAAAAATGTTAAAATAACATGTAGCGAGGACGCATGCCATGCAGTTGGAGATATCACTGTAAAACAGCTGATCGGTGTCCCGCATGAATTACAGATAATAAGTGAGGAGCAGACACTTGAGTGA
- a CDS encoding PhoH family protein: MSEYVQNVFGQFDVHAKKIEKAFHVSMILRDDKLKISGEEKDVEQAVHVLIQLFAVAARGTAIDEQKVDYTIAMSKDHPQETQENIAELDRDIICHTINGKPIKPKTHGQKAYVNAIDKSMIVFGVGPAGTGKTYLAMAKAITAFKNGEVNRIILTRPAIEAGEKLGFLPGDLQSKVDPYLRPLYDALYEIMGPESFAKNMEKGLIEVAPLAYMRGRTLDNAYIVLDEAQNTTPAQMKMFLTRIGFGSKAIITGDLSQKDLPFETRSGLEVALMVIKNIEEISVCHLTSLDVVRHPLVQKIVNAYEVYEEKQNRQKKRSDQTKHEISDSKRYGDNRNNKRKR, translated from the coding sequence ATGTCCGAATACGTTCAAAATGTATTTGGACAATTTGATGTACATGCAAAAAAAATTGAAAAAGCATTTCATGTTTCTATGATCCTGCGCGATGATAAGCTGAAGATTTCAGGAGAAGAAAAAGACGTGGAGCAGGCGGTTCATGTACTGATCCAGTTATTTGCAGTTGCAGCCAGAGGTACTGCGATTGATGAACAGAAGGTCGATTATACGATAGCCATGTCTAAGGATCATCCTCAGGAAACACAGGAAAATATCGCTGAGTTGGATCGGGATATCATTTGTCATACGATCAACGGCAAACCGATCAAACCAAAAACACACGGACAGAAGGCATATGTAAATGCAATCGATAAATCCATGATCGTATTCGGTGTAGGTCCTGCCGGAACCGGTAAGACATATCTGGCAATGGCGAAAGCGATCACTGCATTCAAAAACGGTGAAGTGAATCGTATTATATTGACACGTCCGGCGATCGAAGCAGGTGAGAAATTAGGTTTTCTGCCTGGCGATCTGCAAAGTAAGGTCGATCCTTATTTAAGACCGCTTTATGATGCGCTCTATGAGATCATGGGACCGGAATCTTTCGCTAAAAATATGGAAAAAGGATTGATAGAGGTTGCTCCGCTTGCGTATATGCGAGGCCGGACTCTGGATAATGCGTACATCGTGCTTGATGAGGCACAGAATACAACTCCTGCACAGATGAAAATGTTCTTAACCCGTATCGGATTTGGATCAAAAGCCATCATTACTGGAGACCTTTCCCAGAAAGATCTTCCGTTTGAGACAAGATCCGGACTTGAAGTTGCACTGATGGTTATTAAAAACATCGAAGAAATCAGTGTTTGTCATCTGACAAGTCTTGATGTTGTGAGACATCCGCTTGTACAGAAGATTGTCAATGCCTACGAAGTGTATGAGGAAAAGCAGAACAGACAGAAGAAAAGATCCGACCAGACAAAGCATGAGATAAGTGACAGCAAGCGTTACGGAGATAACCGCAATAATAAGAGAAAAAGGTAA
- the ybeY gene encoding rRNA maturation RNase YbeY has protein sequence MSLNIENEFGEIRVPDYEHVIETVIGQALDFIKCPYECEIYVLLTDNSGIQTINNCQRNIDAPTDVLSFPLIDYKEPGDFSVVDGDTCDYFNPESGELMLGDIIISMDRVYEQAKSYNHSNTRELAFLVAHSMLHLFGYDHIDEEERKQMEDLQEQILNEKGYTRDYEEN, from the coding sequence ATGTCTTTAAATATTGAAAATGAATTCGGAGAGATCCGTGTGCCTGATTATGAACATGTAATAGAGACTGTGATCGGACAGGCGCTGGATTTTATCAAATGCCCATATGAATGTGAGATTTATGTATTACTCACAGACAATTCGGGCATACAGACTATCAATAATTGTCAGAGAAATATCGATGCACCTACAGATGTGCTGTCATTTCCTCTGATTGATTATAAAGAACCCGGAGATTTTAGTGTTGTAGACGGGGATACCTGTGATTATTTCAATCCGGAATCAGGAGAACTGATGCTTGGAGATATTATTATTTCCATGGATCGAGTATATGAACAGGCAAAAAGTTACAATCACTCGAACACCAGAGAACTGGCATTTCTGGTTGCACACAGTATGCTTCATTTATTTGGTTATGATCATATAGATGAAGAAGAACGCAAACAGATGGAAGATCTTCAGGAACAAATACTTAATGAGAAAGGATACACAAGGGATTATGAAGAAAACTAA
- a CDS encoding DUF3048 domain-containing protein — MKKTKYAIALAALGVLSLGVMGCGKKETSTEGTTETTTTEATTEATTEATTEAQHEGVYNDLTGEWVTDRTEEYGRPIAVMLNNISDAMPQCDIGKADIVYEMKVEGGITRLLGIFNDYSNLEKLGSIRSCRPYYVTVAMEYDAIYMHYGQSPQGEDKLASSGINNLSGLSSEGGVTYYRASDRVSPHNVFTDTEKIKAGIEQKGYETKHSDSFESVFSFNDEITTPAGGETANEIKTPISNYTSPWFEYHADDGLYYRFQYGGEQTDGNTGEQLKYENVLIQFAHYTSIDDHDRQQLDLVGEGTGLYASNGVIIPVTWKKSSENAITKYYTEDGNELKLNPGKTWVTVFEKDKADSVTWN, encoded by the coding sequence ATGAAGAAAACTAAATATGCAATTGCATTAGCAGCATTAGGAGTTTTATCACTTGGTGTTATGGGATGTGGAAAGAAAGAGACATCAACAGAAGGAACCACAGAAACCACAACGACAGAAGCAACAACAGAAGCAACTACAGAGGCAACAACAGAAGCTCAGCATGAGGGCGTGTACAACGACCTGACCGGAGAATGGGTTACAGACCGTACAGAAGAATATGGACGCCCGATCGCGGTTATGTTAAATAACATTTCTGACGCAATGCCGCAGTGTGATATAGGAAAGGCAGATATTGTTTATGAGATGAAGGTAGAAGGTGGAATCACACGTTTGCTTGGAATCTTCAATGATTATTCCAATCTTGAAAAACTGGGTTCAATCAGAAGCTGCCGTCCATATTATGTAACAGTTGCTATGGAATATGATGCTATCTACATGCATTATGGTCAGTCTCCACAGGGAGAAGATAAGCTTGCAAGCTCAGGGATCAATAATCTGAGTGGCTTAAGCTCAGAAGGTGGCGTAACATACTACAGAGCATCTGACCGGGTATCTCCACATAATGTATTCACAGATACCGAGAAGATCAAAGCCGGAATCGAACAGAAGGGCTATGAAACAAAACACAGCGACAGCTTTGAAAGTGTATTTTCATTCAATGATGAGATCACAACACCTGCCGGTGGGGAAACCGCTAACGAGATCAAGACACCAATCAGCAACTATACATCACCTTGGTTTGAATATCATGCTGATGATGGTCTCTATTACAGATTCCAGTATGGCGGAGAACAGACCGATGGAAATACAGGCGAACAGCTTAAGTATGAAAACGTCCTGATCCAGTTTGCTCATTATACAAGCATTGACGATCACGACAGACAGCAGCTTGATCTGGTCGGTGAAGGCACAGGCCTTTACGCATCAAATGGTGTGATCATTCCTGTAACATGGAAAAAATCTTCTGAAAATGCTATAACAAAGTACTACACAGAAGACGGCAATGAATTAAAACTGAATCCGGGAAAAACATGGGTAACTGTTTTTGAAAAAGATAAAGCAGACAGTGTAACCTGGAACTAA
- a CDS encoding aminoacetone oxidase family FAD-binding enzyme has translation MIYDMIVIGAGASGMTAAACAADPNMISDKKTDPASKKQLKILLLEKNKKIGKKIYATGNGKCNIANQAFDINCYFSNNEFFPYKVIAADDYKKVISFFEQVGVLVSDENGYYYPMSRQASTVVWAFNDVLKKNEIEIHTGEQVAEISINKDHIYEIKTDHAVYHTKNVVLSCGGSAAPALGGTDAGLDLLEQLGVPVYQFHPALCKVKCTEDISELSGVRCKAGVYVECGENSTSDHEKEFGEVQFTDTCISGIVVFNQSHIIGEALEAGEHVRLHISPIPTMNKEDVLKYLRTFVKNNPERNIQACLNGLVHEKLGAYIIKKCGTEKKSVQQLSEKELVELAGILFDLRFEITDTAEITEAQVARGGADTRFVNPETMGLKMVPGCYVTGELLDVDGKCGGYNLMWAVITGMKAGKSIYDSYK, from the coding sequence ATGATATATGATATGATCGTTATCGGTGCGGGAGCATCCGGCATGACAGCGGCTGCCTGTGCAGCAGATCCGAATATGATTTCAGATAAAAAGACTGATCCGGCATCGAAAAAACAACTTAAAATTCTGCTACTTGAAAAAAATAAAAAGATCGGGAAGAAGATTTATGCGACAGGAAACGGAAAGTGTAATATCGCAAATCAGGCATTTGATATAAACTGTTATTTCAGTAACAATGAGTTTTTCCCTTATAAGGTAATCGCTGCGGATGATTATAAAAAAGTAATTTCATTTTTTGAACAGGTGGGTGTATTGGTATCAGATGAAAATGGATATTATTACCCGATGTCCAGACAGGCTTCGACTGTTGTATGGGCATTTAATGATGTTCTGAAAAAGAATGAAATCGAGATCCATACCGGAGAACAGGTTGCAGAGATATCCATAAACAAGGATCATATCTATGAGATAAAAACAGATCATGCCGTGTATCATACAAAAAATGTTGTTCTTTCATGTGGCGGATCAGCAGCCCCGGCTCTTGGAGGAACAGATGCCGGTTTAGATCTGCTGGAACAGTTAGGCGTTCCTGTTTATCAGTTCCATCCGGCATTATGTAAGGTGAAATGCACAGAAGATATATCTGAATTATCAGGTGTTCGATGCAAAGCAGGCGTTTATGTTGAATGTGGAGAAAATTCGACTTCTGATCACGAGAAAGAATTTGGCGAGGTACAGTTTACTGATACCTGTATCTCCGGCATTGTCGTATTCAACCAGAGCCATATCATCGGTGAAGCCTTAGAAGCCGGCGAACATGTCAGGCTCCACATATCACCGATACCGACGATGAATAAAGAAGATGTATTAAAGTATCTGAGAACATTTGTAAAGAACAATCCTGAGCGGAATATTCAGGCCTGTCTGAACGGACTGGTGCATGAAAAGCTCGGAGCCTATATAATAAAAAAATGCGGCACAGAGAAAAAGAGTGTGCAGCAATTATCAGAAAAAGAACTGGTAGAGCTGGCAGGTATACTCTTTGATCTACGGTTTGAGATCACGGACACAGCAGAGATTACAGAGGCACAGGTAGCACGCGGAGGAGCAGACACAAGATTTGTAAATCCTGAAACAATGGGATTAAAGATGGTTCCCGGATGTTATGTTACAGGAGAACTATTAGATGTAGATGGAAAATGCGGCGGATACAATCTTATGTGGGCAGTTATCACAGGAATGAAAGCAGGAAAGAGTATATATGATTCGTATAAATAA
- a CDS encoding FAD-dependent oxidoreductase — MIRINNIKLKIGYTADDIEAVIKKNLKLSYVPAYKIAKLSIDSRKKDQIHYVAAVDVICDNEEKILRKVHNNNIMLTKETIYLIPEPGTTPMQYRPVIIGSGPAGLFAGLFLAREGYRPIILERGMAVDERTACVNGYWKKEHPLNPNCNVQFGEGGAGTFSDGKLNTVIKDKSGRRTAVLKTFVEFGADPSILYVNKPHIGTDVLLTVVKNIRNEIIRLGGEVRFEQLVTDIEVIDSETTLLQIKKLLKPEDTYELKSNAVILAIGHSARDTFEMLYKRGIPMEQKPFAMGLRIEHPRTFINEAQYGYHPDYEDLLPTADYKLVHQAANGRAVYSFCMCPGGYVVNASSESGRICVNGMSYSDRKADNSNSAIVVNVTPEDYPGDHPLAGMYFQRELEEKAYQAGKGAVPVQRFGDFRMNRMSEIAGKIKPCIKGAYTFSNLNCCLPEYIRDAIIDGVLSFDRVISGFADDDAILSGVEARTSSPIKILRDADLTSAHTCIYPCGEGAGYAGGITSAAVDGIKVFEAVMSKFMIPEASTGNQRM; from the coding sequence ATGATTCGTATAAATAATATCAAATTGAAAATCGGCTATACGGCAGATGATATAGAGGCTGTAATTAAGAAAAATCTGAAGCTTTCGTATGTGCCTGCATATAAAATTGCCAAATTATCGATTGACAGCCGTAAAAAAGATCAGATCCATTATGTGGCAGCTGTAGATGTAATTTGTGACAATGAAGAAAAGATATTGCGAAAAGTTCACAATAACAATATTATGTTAACAAAAGAAACAATATACCTGATACCGGAGCCGGGAACTACGCCGATGCAGTATCGACCGGTTATTATCGGAAGCGGCCCGGCAGGTTTGTTTGCAGGACTTTTTCTCGCAAGAGAGGGCTATCGACCGATTATTCTGGAACGTGGTATGGCGGTTGATGAACGAACAGCCTGTGTAAATGGATACTGGAAAAAGGAACATCCGTTAAATCCAAACTGCAATGTTCAGTTTGGGGAAGGCGGAGCCGGAACATTTTCTGACGGTAAATTGAATACCGTAATTAAGGATAAATCAGGAAGAAGGACTGCGGTTCTTAAGACATTTGTCGAATTTGGTGCAGATCCGTCAATCCTATATGTGAATAAGCCTCATATCGGTACAGATGTGTTATTGACTGTAGTCAAGAATATCAGAAATGAGATTATAAGGCTGGGTGGAGAGGTGCGATTTGAGCAGCTTGTAACAGATATAGAAGTGATAGATTCTGAGACAACGCTCTTACAGATAAAGAAGCTTTTGAAACCGGAAGACACATATGAATTAAAAAGCAATGCGGTGATACTTGCAATCGGTCACAGTGCAAGAGATACCTTTGAAATGCTCTATAAGCGTGGAATTCCGATGGAACAGAAGCCGTTTGCAATGGGACTCCGGATCGAACATCCAAGAACCTTTATCAATGAAGCACAATATGGATATCATCCCGATTATGAAGATTTACTGCCGACAGCAGATTATAAGCTGGTGCATCAGGCAGCAAACGGACGGGCGGTCTACTCCTTCTGTATGTGTCCCGGTGGTTACGTTGTAAATGCATCCTCAGAATCCGGAAGGATATGTGTCAATGGTATGAGCTACAGTGACCGAAAAGCGGATAATTCAAACAGTGCGATCGTTGTGAATGTTACGCCGGAAGATTATCCGGGAGATCATCCGCTTGCCGGTATGTATTTTCAGAGAGAGCTTGAAGAAAAGGCGTATCAGGCAGGAAAAGGAGCAGTTCCGGTACAACGTTTCGGTGATTTTAGAATGAACAGAATGTCTGAAATAGCCGGCAAGATCAAGCCTTGCATAAAGGGGGCGTATACGTTTTCCAACCTGAATTGTTGTTTGCCAGAGTATATCAGAGATGCTATAATAGATGGTGTTTTGTCATTTGACCGGGTGATATCCGGTTTTGCAGATGATGATGCAATATTAAGCGGCGTGGAAGCAAGAACATCTTCGCCGATAAAGATACTACGCGATGCAGATCTGACATCTGCACATACTTGTATTTATCCCTGTGGAGAAGGTGCAGGTTACGCGGGAGGTATAACATCCGCAGCCGTTGACGGAATAAAAGTTTTTGAGGCGGTTATGTCGAAATTTATGATACCGGAAGCATCAACCGGAAATCAGAGAATGTGA
- the proB gene encoding glutamate 5-kinase, with the protein MEDRLYLKNKKRIVIKIGSSSLIHEETGGLDYIKLEKLVRIISDLKNQDKDVVLVSSGAIGVGSKSLGLQKKPKTTSLRQACAAVGQGQLMMVYQRLFYEYHQIAAQVLLTFDVITSQERRHNAVNTFNELLQMDVIPVVNENDTVAIEEVDINFGDNDTLSAIVANMINADLLLLLTDIDGLYTDDPRNNPDATLIPVVERIDDKIKAMAKGAGSGYGTGGMTTKISAAKIAANSGADMLILSGDDIGNLGRALNGESVGTLFKAYKEPNFDVVRYITHKEYLQ; encoded by the coding sequence ATGGAAGATCGTTTATACTTAAAAAATAAAAAAAGAATCGTGATCAAGATCGGCTCATCTTCATTGATCCATGAGGAGACGGGTGGGCTTGATTACATAAAACTTGAAAAACTGGTACGGATCATCAGTGATCTGAAAAATCAGGATAAGGATGTTGTATTGGTATCCTCCGGTGCGATCGGTGTTGGTTCGAAGTCGTTAGGGCTTCAGAAAAAACCAAAGACAACATCACTCAGACAGGCATGTGCAGCAGTTGGACAAGGACAGCTCATGATGGTATACCAGCGCCTGTTCTATGAATATCACCAGATTGCAGCACAGGTTCTTCTGACATTTGATGTAATCACATCTCAGGAAAGAAGACATAACGCTGTAAATACTTTTAATGAATTATTACAAATGGATGTTATTCCTGTAGTTAATGAGAATGATACAGTTGCAATTGAAGAAGTGGATATAAACTTTGGAGATAATGATACCCTTTCCGCTATCGTAGCCAACATGATCAATGCCGACCTTTTATTATTATTGACAGATATTGATGGCTTGTACACGGACGATCCGAGAAATAATCCGGATGCAACATTGATCCCTGTCGTAGAACGTATCGACGATAAGATCAAAGCAATGGCAAAGGGTGCAGGCTCCGGATATGGAACCGGTGGTATGACGACAAAAATCTCTGCAGCGAAGATTGCTGCAAATTCAGGAGCAGATATGCTTATTTTGTCAGGAGATGATATAGGGAATCTCGGTCGGGCATTAAATGGCGAATCTGTCGGAACCTTATTTAAAGCATATAAAGAGCCGAATTTTGATGTCGTAAGATACATTACACATAAGGAATATCTGCAGTAG
- a CDS encoding DUF896 domain-containing protein → MDEKKIARINELYKKSKTPAGLTPAEKEEQKNLRQEYIFAMKQNLRSVLNNIDIKEPDGSITRLEDIDPTKKV, encoded by the coding sequence ATGGACGAAAAAAAGATTGCAAGAATCAATGAATTATATAAGAAATCCAAGACTCCGGCAGGACTTACGCCGGCTGAAAAGGAAGAACAGAAAAATCTTAGACAGGAATATATTTTTGCCATGAAGCAGAATCTGAGAAGTGTATTAAATAACATTGATATCAAAGAACCGGATGGTAGTATTACCAGACTGGAAGATATCGATCCAACAAAAAAAGTATGA
- a CDS encoding 5-formyltetrahydrofolate cyclo-ligase, protein MEQTKAELRKQYKQKRRALTPEQVTAASAQIRKRFMNSDGYKDCNHLLIYVSQDNEVDTIEIIEQALTDDKIVAVPKVYGDHMHFHRIHGMSDLKVGAYGILEPVGCDMLHPTEGILIVPGIVFDKNGHRIGYGGGYYDRYMKLHPELTAVAFAYDYQVLPEISCESFDERPDQLLTPSEIYSFMEKNIG, encoded by the coding sequence ATGGAACAGACAAAAGCAGAACTAAGAAAACAATATAAACAAAAGCGGCGTGCCTTAACACCGGAGCAGGTGACCGCTGCTTCAGCACAGATCAGGAAGCGATTTATGAATTCAGATGGATATAAAGACTGCAATCATCTGCTGATCTATGTCAGTCAGGATAATGAAGTGGATACGATCGAGATTATAGAGCAGGCACTTACAGATGACAAAATCGTTGCTGTGCCAAAGGTATACGGAGATCATATGCATTTTCATCGGATTCATGGAATGAGCGATCTAAAGGTAGGTGCATATGGCATCTTAGAGCCTGTCGGCTGTGATATGCTTCATCCGACGGAAGGAATTCTGATCGTTCCGGGAATTGTATTTGATAAAAACGGACATCGGATCGGATATGGTGGAGGATATTATGACCGTTATATGAAGCTTCATCCGGAACTTACTGCGGTTGCATTTGCCTATGATTATCAGGTGTTGCCGGAGATTTCATGCGAATCATTTGACGAAAGGCCGGATCAGCTTCTGACTCCGTCAGAGATATACAGCTTTATGGAGAAGAATATTGGTTAA
- the miaB gene encoding tRNA (N6-isopentenyl adenosine(37)-C2)-methylthiotransferase MiaB has translation MINEIDKKIDTIDITEPCPAEEPFRQYYFIKKARGYYRELAKKAGRNLTCSIQTYGCQMNVRDSEKLTGILEEIGYTSSDSEDADLVIYNTCTVRENANRKVYGHLGIMKHDKETHPDKMIGLCGCMMQEPDVVATIQKKYRFVDMVFGTHNVFKLAEIYCNRIEAGGQVVDIWKDTNLVVEDLPVKKEFPFKSGVNIMFGCNNFCTYCIVPYVRGRERSRQPEDIIREVKRLSEEGVKEIMLLGQNVNSYGKTLEKPMTFAELLQKVTEVDGIERVRFMTSHPKDLSDELIDVIAANEKICRHIHLPMQSGSSRILNQMNRRYTKESYLELVDKIRRQIPEISLTTDIIVGFPGETEEDFLETMDVVNRVRFDTAFTFIYSKRTGTPAATFEDHATKEEIQNRFDRLIKRVSEISGEEICRYKGQVMPVLIESVSEQNPELLTGRLSNNILVHFKGDPSMIGEIRDVSLDECKGFYYMGNLV, from the coding sequence ATGATTAATGAAATTGATAAAAAAATAGATACAATCGATATAACAGAACCTTGTCCTGCCGAAGAACCATTTCGGCAATATTATTTTATAAAAAAAGCAAGGGGGTATTACCGGGAGCTTGCGAAAAAAGCAGGAAGAAACCTGACCTGCTCGATCCAGACCTATGGATGTCAGATGAATGTAAGAGACTCCGAGAAGCTGACCGGTATTCTGGAAGAAATCGGATATACAAGCAGTGATTCTGAGGATGCAGACCTTGTTATATATAATACCTGCACAGTCCGTGAGAATGCGAATCGAAAAGTCTACGGACATCTTGGAATCATGAAACATGACAAAGAGACACATCCAGATAAGATGATCGGGCTTTGCGGATGTATGATGCAGGAACCGGATGTTGTAGCTACAATTCAAAAGAAATATCGATTTGTAGATATGGTATTTGGCACGCATAATGTATTCAAACTGGCTGAAATCTACTGCAACCGTATCGAAGCCGGCGGACAGGTAGTGGACATCTGGAAGGATACCAATCTTGTTGTGGAAGATCTTCCGGTTAAGAAGGAATTCCCATTTAAGTCCGGTGTCAATATTATGTTCGGATGCAATAATTTCTGTACATATTGTATCGTGCCATATGTCAGAGGCAGAGAACGCAGCAGACAACCGGAGGACATCATAAGAGAGGTTAAGCGGCTTTCAGAGGAGGGTGTAAAAGAGATCATGCTCCTTGGTCAGAATGTGAATTCTTATGGAAAGACGTTAGAGAAACCGATGACATTTGCCGAATTATTGCAGAAGGTGACAGAAGTTGATGGAATTGAACGTGTTCGTTTTATGACCTCCCATCCAAAGGATCTGTCCGATGAACTGATCGATGTGATCGCGGCAAATGAAAAGATCTGCCGTCACATCCATCTTCCGATGCAGTCCGGCTCATCCAGGATATTAAATCAGATGAATCGTCGCTATACAAAAGAATCTTATCTGGAATTAGTAGACAAGATCCGCAGACAGATTCCTGAAATATCACTTACAACCGATATTATTGTCGGTTTTCCCGGAGAAACAGAAGAAGATTTCTTAGAGACAATGGATGTAGTGAATCGGGTAAGGTTTGATACAGCATTTACATTTATATATTCCAAGCGCACCGGAACACCGGCGGCAACATTTGAGGATCATGCAACAAAGGAAGAGATCCAGAACCGTTTTGACCGTCTGATCAAGCGAGTATCAGAGATCAGCGGTGAGGAGATCTGCCGTTATAAAGGTCAGGTCATGCCTGTACTGATTGAAAGCGTCAGCGAACAGAATCCGGAACTCTTAACCGGTCGTCTGTCAAATAATATTCTGGTACATTTTAAAGGTGATCCGTCTATGATCGGCGAGATCCGGGATGTTTCGCTGGATGAATGTAAAGGCTTTTATTATATGGGAAATCTTGTATAA